Proteins from a single region of Hordeum vulgare subsp. vulgare chromosome 6H, MorexV3_pseudomolecules_assembly, whole genome shotgun sequence:
- the LOC123404229 gene encoding tyrosine-sulfated glycopeptide receptor 1-like, translating to MEARSPFFPCHALSWLDHHWCFIQSGDNISSPETMQTLHFPNKTYKIGHIPSLGLALVLLICLASPTSSCMQQEKGSLLQFLGGLSRDGGLAVSWKNGSDCCQWEGITCSTDGIVTDVLLASRSLQGHITPSLGNITGLLRLNLSNNLLSGGLPQELVSSSSILILDVSFNRLGGELHELSSAHARPLKVLNISSNLFTGQFPSSTWQGMKNLVALNASNNSFTGQLPTHFCASSPSLAVLELCYNQFRGSIPPELGSCSVLRVLKAGHNNLSGTLPDELFNASLLEFLSFPGNRLQGRLQGSLIAKLENLGTLNLGDNIISGKIPESIGHLKRLEELHLNNNNMYGELPPSLTNCTNLMTIDFKSNNFSGELAKVNFSNLPNLQTLDLMHNIFTGKIPESIYSCRNLTALRLSSNMFYGQLSEKIGNLKSLSFLSFTNNNLTNIRSALHILKRCRNLTTLLIALNFRREIMPEDDMIDGFENLQVFSVGGCELFGQMPHWISRLANLQILILSGNQLTGSIPAWIKTLSNLFFLDISNNSLAGDIPTALMDMPMLKSDKSEAHLAPGVFELPVYDSLSRQYRVPIALRNVLDLSHNKFTGEIPLEVGQLKALLSLNLSFNHLTGQIPQSISDLTNLQLLDLSSNNLTGAIPDTLSRLNFLSKFNISNNGLEGPIPSGGQFDTFQNSSFDGNPKLCGPFHTHKCGLFLIPSSSRKKQDTKAVFAIAFGVFFGGIAIVLLLGRLLVSIRQKDIMAKHRRETNGDIEEASFCAKSEQTLVVMWMPKGNGEENKLKFADILKATNNFDKANIIGCGGYGLVYKAELPDGSKLAIKKLNGDMCLMEREFSAEVDALSRAQHENLVPLWGYCLQGNSRFLVYSYMENGSLDDWLHNRDEDASSFLDWPTRLKIAQGASLGLSYIHEICNPQIVHRDIKSSNILLDKEFKAYVADFGLARLILPNQTHVTTDLVGTMGYIPPEYGQAWVATLRGDMYSFGVVLLELLTGMRPVSILSTSKELVPWVLEMRSEGKQVEVLDPTLGGTGREDQMLKVLEAASKCVEPNQFMRPTIMEVVSCLASIDADPQMQR from the coding sequence ATGGAAGCAAGATCTCCTTTCTTTCCCTGTCATGCTCTTTCATGGTTAGACCACCATTGGTGCTTTATCCAGTCAGGGGACAACATAAGCTCACCAGAAACCATGCAGACACTCCATTTTCCCAACAAGACATACAAGATAGGGCACATACCTTCCCTTGGCCTTGCTCTTGTGCTGCTGATATGCTTGGCCTCTCCTACGAGTTCCTGCATGCAGCAGGAGAAGGGCTCCCTTCTTCAGTTCCTCGGCGGGCTCTCACGTGATGGTGGCCTCGCTGTGTCATGGAAGAATGGCTCAGATTGCTGCCAGTGGGAAGGGATCACCTGCAGCACAGATGGGATTGTTACGGATGTCTTGCTGGCTTCTAGGAGTCTTCAGGGGCACATCACACCTTCTCTTGGGAACATCACTGGATTGTTGCGCCTCAACCTGTCGAATAATCTGCTATCAGGTGGTCTACCGCAGGAACTGGTATCCTCCAGCAGCATCCTCATCTTAGATGTCAGCTTTAACCGTCTCGGAGGAGAGCTGCACGAGTTGTCGTCTGCCCATGCCCGGCCACTGAAGGTACTGAACATCTCGAGCAATTTGTTTACAGGACAGTTTCCGTCCTCCACATGGCAGGGGATGAAAAATCTGGTTGCACTCAATGCCAGCAACAACAGCTTTACTGGGCAGCTACCAACTCATTTCTGTGCCAGCTCGCCATCCTTGGCAGTGCTCGAACTCTGCTACAACCAATTCAGAGGGAGCATCCCCCCTGAACTTGGTAGCTGCTCCGTGCTCAGAGTGCTCAAGGCTGGCCACAACAACCTCAGCGGGACTCTCCCAGACGAACTCTTCAATGCTAGCTTGTTAGAATTCCTCTCCTTTCCTGGGAACAGATTACAAGGAAGGCTTCAAGGCTCACTTATAGCCAAACTCGAAAATCTGGGTACTCTTAATCTTGGAGACAACATCATCAGCGGCAAGATTCCAGAGTCTATAGGTCATCTCAAGAGATTGGAGGAACTCCatttaaacaacaacaacatgtatggGGAGCTGCCACCAAGTCTGACCAACTGCACAAATCTCATGACCATCGACTTCAAGAGCAACAATTTCAGCGGAGAACTCGCCAAGGTCAATTTCTCCAACCTACCCAATCTACAAACTTTAGATCTTATGCACAACATCTTCACTGGCAAAATTCCGGAAAGCATCTACTCATGCAGAAATCTAACTGCACTGCGGCTATCTTCCAATATGTTCTATGGCCAGCTGTCAGAAAAGATAGGCAATCTGAAGTCCCTCTCATTCCTGTCATTTACTAACAACAATCTTACAAATATCAGAAGTGCACTTCATATCCTTAAGAGATGCAGGAATCTTACGACCCTGCTTATTGCGCTCAACTTCAGGAGAGAAATCATGCCAGAGGATGACATGATTGATGgttttgaaaatcttcaggttttTAGCGTCGGAGGATGCGAATTATTTGGACAAATGCCTCACTGGATATCAAGGCTAGCAAATTTACAAATATTAATCTTGTCTGGCAATCAACTCACTGGATCAATACCAGCCTGGATCAAAACCCTAAGCAACCTGTTTTTTCTGGACATATCAAACAACAGCCTCGCAGGGGATATTCCGACAGCCCTTATGGATATGCCAATGCTAAAGTCAGATAAGAGTGAAGCCCATTTAGCCCCAGGGGTATTTGAGCTACCTGTTTATGACAGTCTATCACGTCAATACCGTGTACCTATTGCTTTGCGTAATGTGCTGGATCTAAGCCACAACAAATTCACTGGTGAAATCCCCCTTGAGGTAGGCCAGTTGAAAGCCCTCCTTTCACTCAATTTAAGTTTCAATCACTTGACAGGACAGATCCCACAGTCAATATCCGATCTCACAAACCTGCAGCTGTTAGACTTGTCGAGCAATAATCTAACAGGTGCAATTCCGGATACATTGAGTAGACTGAACTTCCTTTCAAAATTTAACATTTCAAACAATGGCCTTGAAGGGCCTATTCCATCTGGAGGCCAGTTCGATACATTTCAGAATTCTAGTTTCGATGGGAATCCAAAGCTGTGTGGCCCTTTTCACACTCACAAATGTGGTTTATTTTTAATACCTTCATCCTCCAGAAAGAAACAAGATACGAAGGCTGTTTTTGCAATCGCATTTGGCGTGTTCTTCGGAGGCATTGCTATTGTTTTGTTGCTGGGGCGTCTCCTTGTCTCGATCAGGCAGAAGGATATTATGGCAAAACATAGAAGGGAGACTAATGGAGATATTGAAGAGGCTTCATTCTGCGCCAAGTCAGAGCAAACATTAGTGGTGATGTGGAtgccaaaaggaaacggagaagaaaacaagctcAAATTCGCTGACATTTTGAAAGCCACGAACAACTTTGACAAGGCGAACATCATTGGATGTGGAGGTTATGGACTAGTCTACAAAGCGGAGCTGCCTGATGGCTCCAAGCTGGCAATAAAAAAGCTCAATGGTGATATGTGTCTAATGGAAAGGGAGTTCAGTGCAGAGGTTGATGCACTCTCCAGGGCACAACATGAAAACCTTGTACCACTGTGGGGTTACTGCCTCCAGGGAAACTCAAGGTTTCTTGTATATTCCTACATGGAGAATGGAAGCCTGGATGATTGGCTCCATAACAGGGATGAAGATGCTAGCTCATTTCTTGACTGGCCGACTCGACTCAAGATCGCACAAGGAGCAAGCCTGGGACTTTCTTATATCCATGAAATCTGCAACCCTCAGATTGTCCACCGAGACATCAAATCCAGTAACATCCTACTGGACAAAGAATTTAAAGCTTATGTTGCAGATTTTGGGCTAGCCAGATTGATTCTTCCCAACCAAACTCATGTCACAACTGATCTGGTCGGTACAATGGGTTACATTCCCCCCGAGTATGGGCAAGCATGGGTTGCTACATTGAGAGGTGATATGTACAGTTTCGGAGTAGTACTGCTTGAGCTGCTCACTGGAATGCGCCCTGTTTCAATCCTATCAACGTCAAAGGAACTTGTCCCATGGGTGCTGGAGATGAGGTCCGAGGGGAAGCAGGTTGAGGTCCTAGATCCAACACTTGGAGGCACAGGACGTGAAGATCAAATGTTAAAGGTGCTTGAAGCTGCTTCCAAATGTGTCGAACCCAATCAGTTCATGAGGCCAACCATCATGGAAGTAGTCTCCTGCCTGGCCAGTATAGATGCTGATCCGCAGATGCAAAGATGA